One stretch of Streptomyces zhihengii DNA includes these proteins:
- a CDS encoding IS3 family transposase (programmed frameshift), giving the protein MVMKNYPPQFKADAVALYESRPEATIRSVAADLGINPETLRNWVRAAGVSRPRGRRTQDPSQPPAPLEAENAALRKKVRELEEEREILRKAAKYFAGGDALVNRFQCVADLQRRHGVKRLCSILGVSRSSFYYWRRTAADRAARQSADARLATRIRAVHQESDGTYGVPRITAELREKNGEVVNHKRVARIMRASGIEGVRLRRRHRTTVPDPAAAKAPDLIGRDFTADKPNTKYVGDITYLPIEGGKFCYLATVIDLASRRLAGWAIADHMRADLVTDALAAAIRTRGSLAGSIMHTDHGAQYTSRIFAEACRSAGVRRSMSAVGSSADNALAESFNATFKRETLQGRKGWSTEREARLDAFRWLHRYNTRRRHSYLGQRSPIAFEEALQLTPTTLAQAA; this is encoded by the exons GTGGTCATGAAGAACTACCCGCCGCAGTTCAAGGCGGACGCGGTCGCGCTGTACGAGTCGCGGCCGGAAGCGACGATCAGGTCGGTCGCCGCCGATCTGGGGATCAATCCGGAGACCCTGCGGAACTGGGTGAGGGCCGCCGGCGTGAGTCGTCCCCGGGGCCGGCGGACGCAGGACCCCTCTCAGCCGCCGGCCCCGCTGGAGGCGGAGAACGCCGCTTTGCGGAAGAAGGTCCGTGAGCTGGAGGAGGAACGCGAGATCCTGCGCAAAGCGGCGAAGTATTTCGCCGGGG GAGACGCGCTGGTGAACCGCTTCCAGTGTGTCGCCGACCTCCAGCGCCGTCACGGCGTGAAGCGGCTGTGCAGCATCCTCGGCGTCAGCCGCTCGAGCTTCTACTACTGGCGCCGGACAGCCGCTGACCGCGCCGCCCGGCAATCAGCCGACGCCCGCCTGGCGACCCGGATACGGGCGGTGCACCAGGAATCGGACGGCACTTACGGAGTCCCGAGGATCACTGCCGAGCTTCGCGAGAAGAACGGTGAGGTGGTCAACCACAAGCGGGTCGCCAGGATCATGAGGGCGTCCGGGATCGAGGGGGTCCGGTTGCGTCGCCGGCACCGCACTACCGTCCCAGACCCGGCCGCGGCCAAGGCCCCGGACCTGATCGGCCGCGACTTCACCGCGGACAAACCGAACACGAAGTACGTCGGCGACATCACTTACCTGCCCATCGAGGGCGGGAAGTTCTGCTACCTGGCGACCGTCATAGACCTTGCCTCACGACGCCTGGCGGGCTGGGCGATCGCCGACCACATGCGCGCGGACCTCGTCACCGACGCCCTGGCCGCGGCGATCCGCACCCGCGGCAGCCTCGCCGGATCGATCATGCACACCGACCACGGAGCCCAGTACACGAGCAGAATTTTCGCTGAAGCATGCAGGTCAGCAGGGGTGCGGCGAAGCATGAGCGCGGTCGGGTCCAGCGCGGACAATGCACTCGCCGAGTCCTTCAACGCCACCTTCAAACGCGAGACCCTGCAGGGACGGAAAGGCTGGTCCACCGAGCGCGAGGCCCGGCTCGACGCCTTCCGATGGCTCCACCGCTACAACACCCGACGCCGACATTCCTACCTCGGGCAACGATCACCGATCGCCTTCGAGGAAGCTCTCCAGCTCACACCAACTACGCTGGCCCAAGCCGCATAA
- a CDS encoding IS110 family transposase, with the protein MTSEAAGQTPGQGVFGGVDSHADTIHVAAIGDNGGHLADAEFATTAAGYAAALAFLDAHGHVIAIGVEGTASYGAGFTRAARSHGHRVVEVNRPDRAERRRIGKSDPIDAYAAARAAFSGRASGSPKDDTVAGIRALHNAARSAVKARTAALNQITHILFTAPESIRATYGRLKGTDRTDALARLRPAGDAVHVAVLAALRSLARRVKELTAEHTARTKVLDSEATVLNPGLRAAHGVGPDTAAQLLITAGGNPERMRTEASFAALCGAAPVPASSGRTNRHRLSRGGDRAANAALYRIALVRMSSDSRTRDYVARQTAAGRTKKEIIRLLKRAIAREMFRCLTTTVTVPGIADLRPLRQSKNITLTAAARHFGVWPATISTLERGIRRDDALAHTYRDWLKAA; encoded by the coding sequence ATGACATCAGAGGCGGCAGGGCAAACCCCGGGCCAAGGCGTGTTCGGCGGGGTCGACTCCCACGCCGACACCATCCACGTCGCGGCTATCGGAGACAACGGCGGCCACCTCGCAGACGCCGAGTTCGCCACCACCGCCGCCGGATACGCCGCGGCCCTGGCATTCCTGGACGCCCACGGCCACGTGATCGCCATCGGCGTGGAGGGCACCGCCTCCTACGGCGCCGGATTCACCCGTGCCGCCCGCTCCCACGGACACCGCGTCGTCGAGGTGAACCGGCCCGACCGGGCCGAACGCCGCCGCATCGGCAAGTCGGACCCCATCGACGCCTACGCCGCCGCCCGCGCGGCCTTCTCCGGACGCGCCTCCGGCTCGCCCAAGGACGACACCGTCGCCGGTATACGCGCCCTGCACAACGCCGCCCGCTCCGCGGTCAAGGCCCGCACCGCCGCCCTGAACCAGATCACCCACATCCTCTTCACCGCACCCGAGAGCATCCGCGCCACATACGGACGACTCAAGGGAACAGACCGCACCGACGCACTGGCCCGGCTGCGGCCGGCCGGGGACGCGGTCCACGTCGCGGTCCTCGCCGCCCTCAGAAGCCTCGCCCGACGCGTCAAAGAGCTGACGGCCGAGCACACGGCCCGGACCAAGGTCCTCGACAGCGAGGCCACCGTCTTGAACCCCGGCCTGCGTGCCGCCCACGGAGTCGGCCCCGACACCGCCGCCCAGCTGCTGATCACCGCCGGAGGCAACCCGGAGCGCATGCGGACCGAGGCATCCTTCGCCGCACTCTGCGGAGCCGCACCCGTCCCCGCCTCCAGCGGCAGAACCAACCGCCACCGTCTCTCACGAGGCGGGGACCGGGCAGCGAACGCCGCCCTCTACCGCATCGCCCTGGTCCGCATGTCCAGCGACTCCCGCACCCGCGACTACGTCGCTCGGCAAACCGCCGCCGGCCGAACCAAGAAGGAAATCATCCGGCTGCTGAAACGAGCCATCGCCCGGGAGATGTTCCGCTGCCTGACCACCACGGTCACCGTCCCGGGCATCGCCGACCTGAGACCACTGCGGCAGTCCAAGAACATCACCCTCACCGCCGCAGCCCGCCACTTCGGGGTGTGGCCCGCCACCATCTCTACCCTCGAACGCGGCATCCGCCGGGACGACGCCCTCGCCCACACCTACCGGGACTGGCTCAAAGCCGCCTGA